In the Solibacillus sp. FSL K6-1523 genome, one interval contains:
- a CDS encoding sigma-70 family RNA polymerase sigma factor, which produces MINYYRKSHQFQGDATLKTYLVKMTINRSYDYLRSWKNKKHIILELIQGTEKGTEQIYVEKELRGEVTAAVLALPVKDREVLLLYYYEEMTATEIAALLELAVFIAKSRLQRAREKLKPKLQMEVIADE; this is translated from the coding sequence GTGATTAACTATTACCGAAAATCGCATCAATTCCAAGGAGATGCCACTTTAAAAACATACTTAGTAAAAATGACAATAAATCGAAGTTATGACTATTTACGAAGCTGGAAAAATAAAAAGCACATTATTCTTGAACTCATCCAAGGAACAGAAAAAGGAACAGAACAAATTTATGTTGAAAAAGAGTTGCGCGGAGAGGTAACAGCCGCTGTGTTAGCGTTACCGGTAAAGGACCGAGAAGTGTTGCTACTTTATTATTATGAGGAAATGACCGCTACAGAAATTGCGGCATTGTTAGAGCTTGCTGTTTTCATCGCCAAATCAAGATTGCAACGCGCGCGTGAAAAACTAAAACCGAAACTACAAATGGAGGTGATAGCAGATGAATAA
- a CDS encoding ABC transporter ATP-binding protein — MIELKNVRKKYGRKHILKGVSFTANKGEITCLIGINGVGKTTIMKSIMALTPINSGEILIDGEKIRKESFEKITFIPDTITMPQQMKISEAFQFMADFYKSWNQQRAQELLQFFKLDANDRIANLSKGNTAKVNMLLGLALDVDYLLMDEPFSGIDIFSREQIAEVFTSHLIEDRGVIITTHEINDIEHLIDKVVLIDEGEVLREFNVEEVRENEGKSVVDVMREVYQR; from the coding sequence ATGATCGAATTAAAAAATGTTAGGAAAAAATACGGCAGGAAACACATATTAAAAGGTGTATCCTTTACCGCAAACAAAGGTGAAATTACATGCCTAATCGGTATAAACGGCGTAGGAAAAACGACGATCATGAAGTCGATTATGGCGCTCACACCAATTAATAGCGGTGAAATTTTAATTGATGGGGAAAAAATACGAAAAGAAAGCTTCGAAAAGATTACGTTTATTCCAGATACGATTACGATGCCGCAACAAATGAAAATTAGTGAAGCTTTTCAATTTATGGCGGACTTTTATAAAAGTTGGAATCAGCAAAGGGCACAAGAATTACTGCAATTTTTTAAGCTTGATGCAAACGACCGCATTGCCAATTTATCAAAGGGAAATACGGCTAAAGTGAATATGCTGCTAGGTTTGGCATTGGATGTAGATTACTTGCTGATGGATGAACCATTCTCGGGTATTGATATTTTTTCGCGCGAACAAATTGCCGAAGTATTTACGAGCCATTTAATTGAAGACCGTGGCGTTATCATTACTACGCATGAAATTAATGATATTGAACATTTAATCGATAAAGTCGTGCTCATTGATGAAGGTGAAGTTTTACGAGAATTTAACGTGGAAGAAGTTCGCGAAAACGAAGGGAAATCTGTTGTTGATGTGATGCGGGAGGTGTACCAGAGATGA
- a CDS encoding GntR family transcriptional regulator — protein sequence MDVKFNNRDPVYVQVIRHFKEQIAKGFYEAGQEIPSRRELANLLKINPNTAQRAYKEMEEQRLIYTEGNLPSCITKDGEVLKNVREELIVEAVDLFVSSIKSINVPLSEVLDLVQKTHDAESGEAEESK from the coding sequence TTGGATGTAAAGTTTAATAATCGCGATCCGGTTTATGTACAGGTAATCCGGCATTTTAAAGAACAAATTGCCAAGGGATTTTATGAAGCAGGTCAGGAAATTCCATCTAGAAGGGAACTAGCCAACCTGCTAAAAATTAATCCAAATACTGCACAGCGAGCTTATAAGGAAATGGAGGAACAACGATTGATTTATACAGAAGGAAATTTACCGAGCTGCATTACGAAAGACGGAGAAGTGCTTAAAAATGTTCGTGAGGAATTGATTGTCGAAGCGGTTGACTTATTTGTCAGTTCTATTAAATCAATCAATGTACCGTTATCTGAAGTATTGGACCTAGTGCAGAAAACGCATGATGCCGAAAGCGGAGAAGCGGAGGAATCCAAATGA
- a CDS encoding serine hydrolase domain-containing protein, with the protein MFKSKRVIFLLIFIISIHLSHAPISAWATNSFDPTKVDEYVTNYIEKNGLPGAAIVVVKDGNVLYEKGFGHDSDGNQLTENSIIGIASGTKPFTAFAVLQLVDEGTVKLDDPIANYLPELKMDDDRWEQVTVRQLLSHTSGIPNPTIVAPSYTLNEGVERLHDWKLQSTPGDKYLYSNANYWILAYLVEKISGMAFNDYLDQYIFSPLGMNNSISLVNSGDMTKKLKIPQGYVSLYGTTMPWTELEQMLSGSGSIFTTASDMGKWLSMHTNEGKNGKEEQLISPELLKESYSPQFGNEKYGLGWSLSSPSIKPARISHSGSKSTFQSQQDIIPSSGYAVAVLLNSFTTTFEHPYEISSGIIQLTEGKVPKLKAPLPKIIDLSLGVITLIYLILGVRGIIRSQKWTAKRKQQPTWKFCLRLIPQLAPVLGIGWLLFIVPSLQNNSSTTMDAFGLWPAAMIFLAIVFIIGFTLTTLRIYHRLRLNNK; encoded by the coding sequence ATGTTTAAAAGTAAAAGGGTTATTTTTCTTTTAATATTTATTATTTCTATTCATTTGTCACATGCTCCTATATCAGCCTGGGCTACTAATTCATTTGATCCAACAAAGGTTGATGAGTATGTTACAAATTATATCGAAAAAAACGGACTGCCTGGTGCAGCTATTGTCGTCGTTAAAGATGGAAACGTACTATATGAAAAAGGATTTGGTCATGATTCTGATGGAAATCAACTGACGGAAAACTCTATTATTGGTATTGCTTCTGGGACGAAGCCATTTACTGCATTTGCAGTTTTACAATTAGTTGATGAAGGTACAGTTAAACTCGATGACCCTATTGCAAATTATCTTCCTGAATTAAAAATGGATGACGATAGATGGGAACAAGTAACGGTACGGCAACTATTAAGCCATACTTCTGGAATACCTAACCCTACCATTGTAGCCCCTTCGTATACTTTAAATGAAGGAGTAGAGCGACTTCATGATTGGAAGCTACAATCAACTCCTGGAGACAAATATTTATATAGTAATGCAAATTATTGGATATTAGCATATTTAGTCGAAAAAATTAGTGGGATGGCGTTTAATGATTATCTAGACCAGTATATTTTCTCACCGCTTGGAATGAACAATTCCATCTCACTAGTTAACTCTGGGGATATGACAAAAAAATTAAAAATCCCTCAAGGATATGTCTCGTTATATGGCACGACAATGCCATGGACTGAGCTTGAACAAATGTTAAGTGGTTCAGGGAGTATCTTTACGACAGCTAGCGATATGGGAAAATGGTTATCTATGCATACAAACGAGGGGAAAAACGGAAAAGAAGAGCAATTAATATCACCCGAATTACTGAAAGAGTCCTATTCACCACAATTCGGAAATGAAAAATATGGACTTGGCTGGTCATTAAGCTCTCCAAGTATTAAGCCAGCTCGTATTTCTCATAGTGGTTCAAAATCTACTTTTCAATCTCAACAAGATATCATTCCAAGTAGCGGCTATGCGGTTGCAGTTTTACTCAATAGCTTCACCACTACATTCGAACATCCCTATGAGATTAGTAGTGGAATTATCCAATTGACTGAGGGAAAGGTACCTAAATTAAAGGCTCCCCTACCTAAAATAATCGATTTATCACTTGGTGTTATTACATTGATTTACTTGATATTAGGAGTCAGAGGCATCATAAGAAGTCAAAAATGGACGGCGAAACGTAAACAGCAACCAACTTGGAAATTCTGTCTGCGTTTAATACCGCAATTGGCGCCTGTTTTAGGTATTGGATGGTTATTATTTATTGTTCCATCATTACAAAATAACAGCTCAACCACAATGGATGCATTCGGACTTTGGCCAGCTGCGATGATCTTTTTAGCAATCGTTTTCATCATCGGATTCACACTCACAACTTTGAGAATTTATCATCGATTAAGATTAAATAATAAATAG